One genomic segment of Gemmatimonadaceae bacterium includes these proteins:
- a CDS encoding PQQ-dependent sugar dehydrogenase, with translation MLPSNTRTLRRRRIRALGSVAVLTAGGLLTVAARRVETLPAAACDGDNAGLTLPPGFCASVFADGLGGVRHMTVAPNGDVLVVRQNRAPQDSLQGGVVVLADANKDGKAEIKANFGPVGGTGIELRGAQLYVDARTAILRYAYPAGTITPSGQPDTIVKALPTRGHAARNFVLDDAGNLYVNVGSNTNSCQEKERENLSKGIDPCVELETRAGIWKFSATSLNQAFSPSARFATGIRNAVGLAWNAAEKQLYATQHGRDQLFQNWAPLYNEEASADQPAEEFLKVNAGDDFGWPYCYFDTNLKRLVLAPEYGGNAKDAGRCAQKKGPLVYFPGHWAPNGLLFYTGKAFPARYRDGAFIAFHGSWNRAPREQAGYKVVFVPANKGAFSGAYETFADKFALTLDPSKAEHRPTGLAVANDGALLVSDDKGGRIYRITYSGTK, from the coding sequence GTGCTTCCGTCGAATACCAGGACCCTGCGGCGTCGCCGCATCCGTGCACTGGGCAGCGTTGCCGTGCTCACCGCGGGTGGCCTGCTGACCGTGGCCGCCCGCCGTGTCGAAACCCTTCCCGCCGCGGCCTGTGATGGCGACAACGCGGGCCTGACGCTGCCCCCCGGCTTCTGCGCCTCGGTGTTTGCCGACGGCCTCGGCGGTGTCCGCCACATGACGGTGGCGCCCAACGGCGACGTGCTCGTCGTGCGGCAGAACCGCGCCCCGCAGGACTCGCTGCAGGGCGGCGTCGTGGTGCTGGCCGACGCCAACAAGGACGGCAAAGCCGAGATCAAGGCGAACTTCGGGCCGGTGGGCGGTACGGGGATCGAGCTGCGCGGGGCGCAGCTGTACGTCGACGCCCGCACGGCGATTCTGCGCTACGCCTACCCGGCGGGCACGATCACCCCGAGCGGGCAGCCGGATACGATCGTCAAGGCACTCCCCACCCGCGGGCACGCCGCGCGCAACTTCGTGCTCGACGACGCCGGCAACCTGTACGTGAACGTCGGCTCCAACACGAACAGCTGCCAGGAGAAGGAGCGCGAGAACCTGTCCAAGGGCATCGATCCCTGCGTCGAACTCGAGACGCGCGCCGGGATCTGGAAGTTCTCGGCCACGAGCCTCAATCAGGCGTTCTCTCCCAGCGCGCGCTTCGCAACCGGGATTCGCAACGCCGTCGGCCTCGCGTGGAATGCCGCCGAAAAGCAGCTCTACGCCACGCAGCATGGGCGCGATCAGCTCTTCCAGAACTGGGCGCCACTGTACAACGAGGAAGCGTCCGCGGACCAGCCGGCGGAAGAGTTCCTGAAGGTCAACGCCGGCGATGATTTTGGCTGGCCCTACTGCTACTTCGACACGAACCTCAAGCGGCTCGTCCTCGCGCCCGAATACGGCGGCAACGCCAAGGACGCGGGGCGCTGTGCTCAGAAGAAGGGGCCGCTGGTGTACTTCCCGGGCCACTGGGCGCCAAATGGCTTGCTCTTCTACACCGGCAAGGCGTTTCCGGCGCGCTACCGCGATGGTGCGTTCATCGCTTTCCACGGTAGCTGGAACCGGGCCCCGCGTGAGCAGGCGGGCTACAAGGTCGTATTCGTGCCCGCCAACAAGGGCGCGTTCAGCGGCGCGTACGAAACGTTCGCCGACAAGTTTGCGCTCACGCTCGATCCGTCGAAGGCCGAGCATCGTCCCACCGGTCTTGCCGTCGCCAACGACGGAGCGCTGCTCGTCAGCGACGACAAGGGTGGGCGGATCTATCGCATTACCTACAGCGGCACGAAGTAA
- a CDS encoding prepilin-type N-terminal cleavage/methylation domain-containing protein: protein MRSAPPARRRPRRGLTLFELLIVLTILGISAGMVVLRTGAGVQREDEAPLTRARRLAVARAEVLRLVVRDDGAWTVLTLAGTTLDEGVTDGGPMAIELDALGSCHPVPGARNAGGAFDPLTCLWQRARA, encoded by the coding sequence ATGCGTTCCGCCCCACCCGCTCGCCGGCGCCCCCGGCGTGGTCTGACGCTGTTCGAGCTGCTGATCGTGCTGACCATTCTGGGGATCAGTGCGGGGATGGTGGTGCTGCGCACGGGCGCTGGAGTCCAACGCGAAGACGAGGCCCCCCTCACGCGCGCGCGGCGGTTGGCGGTTGCCCGAGCGGAGGTGCTGCGCCTGGTGGTGCGCGACGATGGCGCCTGGACCGTGCTGACGCTCGCCGGCACGACGCTCGACGAAGGGGTCACCGACGGCGGCCCGATGGCCATCGAGCTGGACGCCCTGGGCAGCTGCCATCCGGTGCCGGGCGCCCGGAACGCCGGCGGTGCGTTCGACCCGCTCACCTGCCTCTGGCAGCGGGCGCGCGCATGA